DNA sequence from the Candidatus Neomarinimicrobiota bacterium genome:
TTCAATGAGCAAAGCTGTATCATCACTCCTTGTACTTTCAAGCCCAAATAAATATGATGTTAACACTTGGTCTGCCCTCATTCCGCGAATTGATTTTCCACCCTCTATCAGATGGCTTGAATCATTTTTCAATCTTAGGAGAAATATATTAGCTATATCTTCAGATAAATCAGTTGTTCCAATTGCGCATAATGGAGAATGTGAGGTAACAATAAATTGTATTTTAGGAAAATTTCTATTTAGTTGCCTTATAATTCTTCGTTGCCAAGAGGGATGCAGGTGATGTTCAATTTCATCTAATAATACAATCCCAACAATGTCTGACATACTACCTTTTTTTTTGTAAAGAATATCCCAACTAAATAAATCTGCCAACCAAGCTAAAGTTGCGCGATGACCATCCCCCCATCCTCCAATTGTTATTTTATCAACGCCAGAGCCTTCAAAACCTAATCCCGTATCAGAAAGAATTGTAGATCCTTTTGATAGCATGAGAATATCATCGAAAGTATTTAAGATTTGTTTTTCCTTTGCCGTTGATTTCATTCTCCTAATAATCAGCTCCGGGTTTTGTAATTTTGCTTCGTAGTTAAACAACGTATAGACAGCATCAACTGGAAAATAATGATTCGCTTATTGATGTTCATACTTACCCCTCCATGATCCATATCCGCACAAAAATATTTTTTCCCAAGGAAAGTTATTTTTCGGCCATGTACGTTGACTAAGTTCTATATCTCCTGAACCAGTTTCAGTAATTTCTGTTCTAATGGTTACTGTTTTGTTTGGATTTGATTCATATAATTCTAATTCAATAACAGAGTTATACTGATCACCTTGGATTCTAACCAGATCACCTTGTAACTCTCTTACTAAGGCAGCAGCTCCACTCTCATTA
Encoded proteins:
- a CDS encoding AAA family ATPase, whose protein sequence is MYLKKIYLENIACFEDISIDLSNSNNSGLFSLILGDNGVGKTTLLRCIALGMCNESGAAALVRELQGDLVRIQGDQYNSVIELELYESNPNKTVTIRTEITETGSGDIELSQRTWPKNNFPWEKIFLCGYGSWRGKYEHQ
- a CDS encoding AAA family ATPase — its product is MKSTAKEKQILNTFDDILMLSKGSTILSDTGLGFEGSGVDKITIGGWGDGHRATLAWLADLFSWDILYKKKGSMSDIVGIVLLDEIEHHLHPSWQRRIIRQLNRNFPKIQFIVTSHSPLCAIGTTDLSEDIANIFLLRLKNDSSHLIEGGKSIRGMRADQVLTSYLFGLESTRSDDTALLIE